In Chaetodon trifascialis isolate fChaTrf1 chromosome 23, fChaTrf1.hap1, whole genome shotgun sequence, the following proteins share a genomic window:
- the chrnb1l gene encoding cholinergic receptor, nicotinic, beta 1 (muscle) like — MTAMIGQLKMRMNIPAKMSAFIIICSCLCLTFAGASDTERRLHQKLFENYNMKVRPARYWEDKVMVRVGMTLSQLVSLNEKNEEMTTNVFMNLAWSDYRLSWNPAEYDNIDVLRIPPNKVWRPDIYLINNNDGQFDVALYVNVLVYSDGTVNWLPPAIYRSSCSIEVSYFPFDWQNCSMVFRSYTYDASEVELQYFLDDDGKEIHEIVIDENAFTENGEWAICHKPSRKNVKEDLYEDITFYLIIQRKPLFYIINIIVPCILTSVLAIFVFYLPPGAGEKMTLSISVLIALTVFMLLLADKVPETSLGIPIIVNYVMFTMILVTFSVILSVVVLNLHHRTPSTHIMPNWVRRVFIHFLPKYIGMLRPNPEEPLLKEESSDDTPLRIFNGRQPGGEYFFRKINPDLVIPWRGRCESTVQLQRLPDTDSYCLILPPNLKSAIAAVTYMAEQLKKQDMDDTMTGDWQFIALVVDRLFLWLFVIITTLGTLAMFLDASFNYIPDDPFP; from the exons ATGACTGCCATGATTGGACAactgaagatgaggatgaaCATTCCTGCGAAGATGAGCGCATTTATCATCATATGCAGCTGCCTTTGTCTCACTTTCGCCG GAGCCTCAGACACTGAGCGGCGGCTCCATCAGAAGCTCTTTGAGAACTACAACATGAAAGTCAGACCAGCTCGTTACTGGGAGGACAAGGTGATGGTCCGGGTGGGGATGACCCTCTCTCAGCTTGTCAGCTTG AATGAGAAGAACGAAGAGATGACGACCAACGTGTTCATGAATCTG GCATGGTCAGACTACAGGTTGTCATGGAACCCAGCAGAATATGACAACATTGATGTTTTGAGGATTCCTCCCAACAAGGTTTGGCGTCCTGACATCTACCTCATAAACAA TAATGACGGTCAGTTTGATGTGGCTCTCTACGTCAACGTCTTGGTTTACAGTGATGGGACGGTCAACTGGCTTCCCCCTGCCATCTACCGCAGCTCCTGCTCTATAGAG GTGTCATACTTCCCATTCGACTGGCAGAACTGCAGCATGGTCTTCCGCTCGTACACCTATGATGCCTCTGAGGTGGAGCTGCAGTACTTTCTGGATGACGATGGCAAAGAGATTCATGAGATTGTCATAGATGAGAATGCTTTCACTG AAAACGGAGAATGGGCCATCTGTCACAAACCCTCCAGAAAGAACGTCAAGGAGGACCTGTACGAGGACATCACCTTCTACCTCATCATACAGAGGAAGCCTCTTTTctacatcatcaacatcatcgtGCCCTGCATCCTCACCAGCGTGTTGGCTATATTTGTCTTCTACCTGCCTCCTGGAGCAG GAGAGAAGATGACTCTTTCCATTTCTGTCCTCATCGCTCTGACTGTCTTCATGCTTCTGCTGGCTGACAAGGTCCCTGAGACGTCCCTCGGCATCCCAATTATTGTCAACTACGTCATGTTCACCATGATCCTGGTCACTTTCTCTGTCATCCTCAGTGTGGTCGTCCTCAATCTGCACCACCGAACACCCAGCACGCACATCATGCCAAACTGGGTTCGAAGG GTATTCATTCACTTCCTGCCCAAGTACATTGGCATGTTGAGGCCAAACCCGGAGGAGCCTCTGTTGAAAGAGGAGTCTAGTGATGATACACCTCTCCGAATCTTCAATGGCAGGCAGCCTGGAGGAGAGTACTTCTTTCGCAAGATAAACCCTGATCTCGTTATACCCTGGAGAGGCAG GTGTGAGAGCACAGTGCAGCTCCAGCGGCTCCCAGACACCGACAGCTACTGTCTGATCCTCCCTCCCAACCTGAAGTCAGCCATCGCCGCCGTGACATACATGGCCGAGCAGCTGAAGAAGCAGGACATGGACGACACG ATGACAGGAGACTGGCAGTTCATCGCCCTGGTGGTGGACCGTCTCTTCCTGTGGTTGTTTGTCATCATCACCACCCTGGGCACGCTGGCCATGTTTTTGGATGCCAGTTTCAACTATATACCCGATGACCCTTTCCCCTAG
- the cldn7a gene encoding claudin-7-A, whose product MANSGIQLLGFFLSLIGIVGLIIGTILPQWKMSAYIGDNIITAVAMYQGLWMSCAFQSTGQLQCKIYDSILQLDSSLQATRALMIVGIIVSIAGLGVACMGMKCTTCAGSDKVRKSRIAMTGGIILLVGGLCAIVACSWFAHNVIRAFYNPYTPVNTKFEFGAAIFIAWGGSLLDVLGGAMLAASCPRKKHVSKYPSMASSRSGPPSSTKEYV is encoded by the exons ATGGCCAACTCCGGGATTCAGCTGCTGGGATTCTTCCTGTCGCTAATTGGCATCGTCGGGCTGATCATCGGGACTATCCTGCCGCAGTGGAAGATGTCCGCGTACATCGGGGACAACATCATTACAGCGGTGGCCATGTACCAGGGACTGTGGATGTCATGCGCTTTCCAAAGCACCGGACAGCTCCAGTGTAAAATCTACGACTCCATCCTGCAGCTCGACA GTTCTCTTCAGGCCACTCGAGCCTTGATGATAGTTGGCATCATCGTGTCCATCGCTGGTCTAGGTGTGGCCTGTATGGGAATGAAGTGCACCACCTGTGCAGGAAGTGACAAAGTACGCAAGTCCCGCATCGCCATGACAGGAGGCATCATCCTACTAGTGGGAG ggCTGTGTGCCATCGTGGCGTGCTCCTGGTTTGCTCATAACGTGATCCGGGCTTTCTATAATCCCTACACTCCAGTCAACACCAA ATTTGAGTTTGGCGCAGCCATCTTCATCGCATGGGGCGGCTCCCTGCTGGATGTCCTGGGTGGAGCCATGCTGGCCGCTTCATGTCCACGAAAGAAACATGTATCCAAATACCCGTCCATGGCCAGTTCCCGCTCCGGTCCGCCAAGCAGCACGAAAGAATATGTGTGA
- the LOC139351414 gene encoding uncharacterized protein → MYGASGIPELIPPSGPPRQPGPAGQYNPGHPQVNGHGSGANPQRLGQRAPKLGQIGRSKKVDLEDEDLDDIMNNNGQCPVSLSPIS, encoded by the exons ATGTACGGAGCTTCAGGCATCCCGGAGCTCATCCCGCCCAGCGGGCCGCCGCGGCAGCCCGGGCCGGCGGGACAGTACAACCCCGGACACCCCCAGGTCAACGGCCACGGCAGCGGAGCCAACCCGCAGAGACTCGGACAGAGGGCACCCAAGCTGGGCCAGATCGGCCGGTCCAAGAAAG TGGATTTAGAGGATGAAGACTTGGATGACATCATGAACAACAACGGGCAGTGTCCCGTATCCCTGTCGCCCATCTCCTAA